A genomic window from Camelina sativa cultivar DH55 chromosome 2, Cs, whole genome shotgun sequence includes:
- the LOC109127001 gene encoding uncharacterized protein LOC109127001 translates to MCKAKSEQAAVWLSILKAYGKATGQEINPAKSAITFGSKVPETVKLEIHGTLGIKNEGGVGKYLRLPECFSGSKVDMLSYIKDRLNSKVLSWHSKTLSMGGKEVMIKSVALAMLVFAMLCFKLSKSTCEADQKIHWISCKKFCVPKELGGMGFRDIGLFNQALLAKQAWQLLQYSQSLFAKVLKSRYYPNLTFMDAGLGKRPPFGWRSIMFGRELMKKRSTNQSGEWVFAKGLDGSMGE, encoded by the coding sequence ATGTGTAAGGCTAAGTCGGAACAAGCAGCAGTCTGGTTATCTATCCTAAAAGCCTATGGAAAGGCAACAGGCCAAGAGATCAATCCGGCTAAGTCTGCTATTACCTTTGGGTCCAAAGTTCCGGAGACAGTTAAATTGGAGATTCATGGTACACTTGGTATAAAAAATGAAGGAGGAGTAGGGAAATATTTAAGACTACCTGAGTGTTTCAGTGGATCAAAGGTGGACATGCTAAGCTACATAAAGGACAGACTAAATTCCAAGGTTTTGAGCTGGCATTCAAAAACTTTGTCTATGGGAGGAAAAGAAGTCATGATCAAGTCAGTAGCATTGGCAATGCTGGTATTTGCTATGTTATGCTTTAAATTGTCGAAGTCTACTTGTGAAGCAGATCAGAAGATTCATTGGATTAGCTGCAAAAAGTTTTGTGTGCCTAAAGAGCTAGGGGGAATGGGATTTAGAGACATTGGTCTTTTTAATCAGGCTTTGTTGGCTAAGCAAGCGTGGCAGTTACTTCAATATTCACAAAGTTTGTTTGCCAAAGTTTTAAAGTCGAGATACTATCCAAATTTGACTTTTATGGATGCAGGGCTGGGGAAGAGACCACCTTTTGGGTGGAGAAGTATCATGTTTGGAAGGGAGCTCATGAAAAAAAGGTCTACAAATCAAAGTGGGGAATGGGTGTTCGCTAAAGGTCTGGATGGATCCATGGGCGAATGA
- the LOC104754651 gene encoding uncharacterized protein LOC104754651, with protein sequence MSKKRAHDQDMKDLKEIGKVIVPTKLEDPGSFNLPCSISYMHYNKCLRDLGASVSLMPYSVAERLGYEDFKASNFYVSLADGSKRDVVGVIENLPVKIGEARIPTDFAIISMEHEPEDPLILGRPFLATVGAVIDVKLGTIKLHLTKDFTMKFDINNPTNLPSKYDPPYTIKRKGDHEVSSEETP encoded by the coding sequence ATGTCAAAGAAGAGGGCTCATGACCAAGATatgaaggatttgaaagagattgggaaGGTTATTGTCCcaacaaagcttgaagatccaggctCATTCAACTTACCTTGTTCCATCAGCTACATGCACTACAACAAGTGCCTTCGTGACTTAGGAGCTTCAGTGAGCTTGATGCCATATTCAGTGGCTGAGAGGTTGGGGTATGAAGATTTCAAGGCCAGCAACTTCTATGTCAGTCTAGCAGATGGGTCCAAGAGGGATGTGGTTGGAGTGATTGAAAACCTCCCAGTCAAAATAGGAGAAGCAAGGATCCCAACTGATTTTGCAATCATAAGCATGGAACATGAGCCTGAAGATCCTCTTATCTTGGGAAGGCCATTTTTAGCCACAGTTGGGGCTGTAATTGATGTTAAGCTGGGGACTATCAAGCTCCACCTGACtaaagacttcactatgaagtttgacatcaacaaCCCAACTAATCTGCCCTCCAAATATGATCCACCCTACACTATCAAAAGAAAAGGGGATCATGAGGTCTCAAGTGAGGAAACACCTTGA